GCAACAATTCTGATCATTATTTCCCCTTTTGGAATAACAGGGTAAACAACTAATGAACAGAAGATACCATAATTTTCGCGAAGGTCAATAATCAAATTTGCTGCTTCAGGAACACTTCCTTTCAGATAAACAGGTGTAACACATGAATTTGTTGTTCCTATATCTAAACCTCTTTCTGTAAGTCCTTCTTGCAATTTATTAACAACTACCCAAAGTTTATCTTTGTGTTCAGTACTTCGTCTGATTAAATCAAGACGTTTTAAATCTCCAATAACAAGAGGGAGTGGCAATGACTTTGCGTATATCTGAGAACGCATATTATACCTCAAGTAAGTTATGATTTCTTTGTTTGCTGATACAAAAGCACCTATACTGGCCATTGATTTAGCAAATGTTGAGAAATACATATCAATTTCATCCTGAACATCCTGATGAATATGAGTTCCTTCTCCTTTTGGACCCATAACACCAAAACCATGCGCATCATCAATAAATATTCTGAAGTTAAATTTTTTCTTTAATTCAACAATACCTTTCAAATCTCCTTGATTACCTGACATTCCAAATACACCTTCACTAACGACAAGGATTCCTCCTTTATCAGTAACAAGTGCAGATGCATGCTGGAGTTGCTTTTCAAGGCTTTCCATGTCATTGTGCTTAAACGCAAAGCGTTTACCCATATGAAGTCTTGCGCCATCTACAATACATGCGTGTGACTCAGCATCATATACCAATATATCATGTCTATCTAAAATACAATCTAGGATTGAAACAACTCCTTGATAACCAAAGTTGAGTAAAAAAGTATCATCTTTTCTAACAAATTCAGATAATTCGTTTTCTAATTGTTGATGATATGGAGAATCACCTGACATCATTCTGGCTCCCATAGGACGAGCAAGTCCAAATTCTGCTGCTCCTTGAGCATCAGCTTCCCTAACTTCAGGGTGGTTGGCCAGGCCAAGGTAATTGTTTAAACTCCAAATAATTTTTTCTTCCCCTCTAAATTTCATCCGATTCGAAATCTCTCCTTCCAATGTTGGGAACATGAAATATCCATGTGCATAAGAAGAATACTGACCTAATGGTCCAGGTCTTTCTGAAATCTTTTTGAAAATATCCATAAAACTGTGCTCTGATTTAAATTAAAGCGCAAATGTATTGAAATATCAATCAATTGCAAAAAAACGTTTACATATATTTTTTACTTTTAGTGTGTAAAATTTCTTGCAAAAATGTTTTTTTTTACTTATAATGTATATAAAACATTAATTATCTATTAATATATAAATTAATTTCTAAAATAGATATTATTTTGTTTTTGTAAATGCTTGAAAATAAGATTGTTGGAGTATAATCGTACATTAAGGCATATAAACGGCTTTTCTGAAAATAATAATAAACAAAGCAAAAAATGAAATGTGGTATTAGGGCAACCAGAGGGCTTTTTGTTCACAGCTTTTATAAATAATCTGTGTATAAATAGTTGAAAATAATGTTCAATTAAGTTTGAAAGATGGATAAATGGCTCATTTATTCTACTTCCAAATCCTTTTCAGACAGTAAATGAATGATAAAACCTCTTGTGCATGTGAAGTTTGTTGGTCTGTCGTAGCCTTCAATAATTCCTTTTATTTTGAAGTTGCTTTTGCTGTTCGCTTGTATGAAATCAAATATGAAGTCGCTAATAGTTGAATCTACCTTTACTTCAATATTTACATTGCTCTTATTCAAGTCAAATAAATAAAAAGTATTGCTTTCTCGGTTTGTATGGAATTCATCAATAAATCCTTTAAGTCGAGTCAGTTGTCCTTCACATTCAGCTTGGTTCCCACATTTGGTATTGCAGTTTTTTGAATTCAAGAAATCGTGAACATTGTAGTATTCAAGTCTGTTTAAATCCAATTCCTTTTGGCAAGAGCATAATCCAAAGACCACGACTATGCCCACAAAAAATAGTAATACATTCTTCCTACACTTAAATAATACGTATTGATGTTTAATCCAGCTTAAACTCTTCTTTCCAATTAGAATCGTTTTTCAGGTTTGTCTGCATTTTTTTATCAAAAATATAGTTGCCCATCACCAAATAATCCATTTCTGTTCGCATAAAGCATCTGAATGCATCATCTGGTGTACAAACAATGGGTTCTCCTCTAACATTGAAACTGGTGTTTACGATTACACCATATCCAGTTTGACGCTTAAACTCATTAATCAAACTCCAATATTTGAAATTTGTATTTTTATGGACACTTTGAATTCGAGCTGAATTATCAATGTGAGTAATAGCAGGCACATCAGAGCGTAATGTGTATAATCGCTCATACAATTCCATGTTTCTGAAATTTTCTGGTAATTGAATTAACCTTTTATCTAACACCGGAATTACGTGAAGCATATAAGGAGATGGGCAGCTGATATCGAAGTATTCATTA
This window of the Bacteroidota bacterium genome carries:
- a CDS encoding pyridoxal phosphate-dependent aminotransferase family protein → MDIFKKISERPGPLGQYSSYAHGYFMFPTLEGEISNRMKFRGEEKIIWSLNNYLGLANHPEVREADAQGAAEFGLARPMGARMMSGDSPYHQQLENELSEFVRKDDTFLLNFGYQGVVSILDCILDRHDILVYDAESHACIVDGARLHMGKRFAFKHNDMESLEKQLQHASALVTDKGGILVVSEGVFGMSGNQGDLKGIVELKKKFNFRIFIDDAHGFGVMGPKGEGTHIHQDVQDEIDMYFSTFAKSMASIGAFVSANKEIITYLRYNMRSQIYAKSLPLPLVIGDLKRLDLIRRSTEHKDKLWVVVNKLQEGLTERGLDIGTTNSCVTPVYLKGSVPEAANLIIDLRENYGIFCSLVVYPVIPKGEIMIRIVASANHTDDDIQKTLDAFTEIKQKLNDKYYSTEEVIFPNK